A window of Pirellulaceae bacterium contains these coding sequences:
- a CDS encoding DUF3656 domain-containing protein, protein MELRFYNPAEKFGQLQTGQQVWKTDDPQMRRVLQRRVDAKFPQFRIDVAFHALAHVGTPLRVTAMIGDDVAVHVASKEPLEIAHKHPVDTVFFATQLGRLGRTPFQCAKLTVDVRDRPMVPLSVIGKLRRSIVDQLQEALSTPPRRIMFSSDRLENVGATVESVGDAVPQPRLHVVCRSLEQLAAVMDCGIKCITVDFADIRQYREAAEMIRQRDDSIELMLATPRIQKPGEDGVLSLLRRYATHGVLARNLAAIHYFRDCDIPFVADYSLNVANPITAEMIIDMGAKRATASYDLNCDQLLDLVRQTPPQWLEIVVHQHVPMFHMEHCVFCAVLSPGTKKTNCGRPRDHHTVHLKNRMASSIY, encoded by the coding sequence CAGCAGGTGTGGAAGACCGACGACCCTCAGATGCGAAGAGTATTGCAGCGTCGAGTTGACGCGAAGTTTCCACAATTCCGAATTGATGTTGCGTTTCACGCGTTGGCTCATGTTGGTACTCCGCTTCGGGTAACGGCGATGATTGGTGATGATGTGGCAGTACACGTCGCTTCGAAAGAACCGTTGGAGATTGCTCACAAGCATCCCGTCGACACGGTATTCTTTGCGACTCAACTCGGGAGGCTGGGGCGGACGCCATTTCAATGCGCTAAACTTACGGTTGACGTTCGTGATCGTCCCATGGTGCCGCTCAGTGTGATTGGGAAATTAAGGCGGTCGATTGTCGATCAACTGCAGGAGGCGTTGTCCACACCTCCAAGACGCATCATGTTCAGCAGCGATCGATTGGAGAACGTGGGAGCAACGGTTGAGTCAGTCGGAGATGCGGTGCCGCAGCCTCGGCTACACGTTGTTTGTCGTAGCCTTGAGCAGTTGGCTGCGGTCATGGATTGTGGAATCAAATGCATCACGGTCGACTTTGCGGATATTCGTCAGTATCGTGAAGCGGCAGAAATGATTCGGCAACGTGATGATTCGATCGAACTGATGTTGGCAACGCCGCGAATCCAAAAGCCTGGTGAAGACGGAGTTCTAAGTCTGCTTCGGCGCTATGCCACACACGGTGTTCTGGCTCGAAATCTCGCAGCGATTCACTATTTTCGTGACTGCGACATTCCCTTCGTGGCAGACTATAGCTTGAATGTTGCAAATCCAATTACCGCCGAAATGATCATCGACATGGGGGCGAAACGCGCTACCGCTTCGTATGATCTGAACTGCGACCAACTCCTTGATCTCGTCCGTCAGACTCCACCACAATGGCTGGAGATTGTAGTGCATCAACACGTGCCCATGTTTCACATGGAGCATTGTGTTTTTTGTGCCGTGTTGTCGCCAGGAACAAAGAAAACCAACTGTGGTCGCCCCCGTGATCATCACACGGTGCATTTGAAGAATCGAATGGCAAGCAGCATTTATTGA